The Rhododendron vialii isolate Sample 1 chromosome 6a, ASM3025357v1 genome includes a window with the following:
- the LOC131330247 gene encoding cytochrome P450 724B1-like, with the protein MAGCFWLVPSIGFVGFILGLILNHFLPLFFNLGPLPKGSFGWPLLGETLSFLKPHPSNSIGAFLHDHCSRYGKVFKTHLFFSPTVVSCDQELNYFILQNEDKLFQCSYPKPIHGILGEVSMLVAVGDTHRRLRNVALSLVATIKSKPEFLGDIERIAVRILDSWKGRQQVMFCAEARKFTFNVIVKQVLGLTPDEPQTTKILEDFLTFMKGLISLPLNVPGTPYARAVKARRRISSTVKAIIEERRRSRRRSSGHGGGKYPNKRSTRSGTNGHDFLEILLGVESLSEDEKVSFVLDSLLGGYETTSVLMAMLVHFLGQSPAALAQLKLEHRTIRSMKGEDELLNWEDYKKMDFTQNVITEALRYGNVVKFVHRKALKDIKFRDYLIPCGWKVLPVLSAVHLDPSLHSDALQFHPWRWETQDQTCKKFTPFGGGSRCCPGSELAKVEVAFFLHHLVQKFRWRTEDGDQPLAHPYVEFQKGLVLKLEQCSI; encoded by the exons ATGGCCGGATGTTTTTGGTTAGTCCCATCGATTGGTTTTGTTGGGTTTATTTTGGGTCTCATTTTAAACCATTTTCTGCCCTTGTTCTTCAACCTTGGTCCTCTACCTAAAGGGTCCTTTGGGTGGCCTCTACTTGGTGAAACCCTATCCTTTCTCAAGCCTCACCCTTCCAACTCTATTGGAGCATTTCTTCATGACCATTGTTCTAG GTATGGGAAAGTGTTCAAGACCCATCTGTTCTTCTCCCCAACGGTGGTGTCCTGTGACCAAGAGCTGAACTACTTCATACTGCAAAACGAAGACAAGCTGTTCCAGTGCAGCTATCCGAAGCCCATCCATGGGATTCTTGGGGAGGTTTCAATGCTTGTGGCAGTGGGTGACACCCACAGGAGGCTTCGGAATGTCGCTCTTTCGCTTGTCGCCACTATCAAATCTAAGCCTGAGTTTCTCGGGGATATAGAAAGAATCGCCGTTCGGATTTTGGATTCGTGGAAGGGAAGGCAACAAGTCATGTTCTGTGCGGAGGCCAGAAAG TTCACTTTCAATGTAATAGTAAAGCAGGTTCTGGGTTTAACACCAGATGAGCCACAGACTACAAAAATTCTTGAAGATTTCCTGACTTTCATGAAAGGGCTGATTTCTTTACCTCTCAATGTTCCTGGGACTCCTTATGCAAGAGCTGTTAAG GCTAGAAGAAGAATATCTTCCACTGTCAAGGCAATCatagaagaaagaagaagatcaagaagaagaagtagtggTCATGGTGGTGGAAAGTATCCTAACAAAAGGAGTACAAGGAGTGGTACTAATGGTCATGACTTCCTTGAGATACTTCTGGGTGTTGAATCCTTATCTGAAGATGAAAAAGTTAGCTTTGTTTTGGATTCTCTTTTGGGAGGCTATGAAACCACTTCTGTCTTGATGGCCATGCTGGTTCATTTCCTTGGTCAATCACCTGCTGCCCTTGCACAGCTTAAG CTAGAGCATCGGACTATAAGGAGCATGAAGGGGGAAGATGAGCTTCTGAACTGGGAAGATTACAAGAAAATGGATTTCACTCAAAAT gTAATTACTGAAGCTCTGAGATATGGGAATGTTGTAAAATTTGTGCACCGAAAGGCTCTCAAAGACATCAAATTTAGAG ATTACTTAATTCCCTGTGGTTGGAAGGTCCTACCAGTTCTGAGTGCAGTTCACTTAGACCCATCTCTCCATTCAGATGCTCTCCAGTTTCATCCTTGGAGATGGGAG ACCCAGGACCAGACATGCAAAAAATTTACTCCCTTTGGTGGAGGGTCAAGATGCTGCCCAGGGTCTGAACTTGCTAAGGTAGAGGTCGCATTCTTCCTCCACCACCTTGTCCAAAAATTCAG ATGGAGAACTGAAGATGGTGATCAACCCCTTGCACATCCTTATGTGGAATTTCAAAAAGGATTGGTACTAAAATTGGAACAATGTTCCATTTGA